A single genomic interval of Thermoanaerobacterium sp. PSU-2 harbors:
- a CDS encoding DUF2508 family protein, giving the protein MGTLYKIFREISATKEETNDENDALIDEVKNTMRQLKDAEMYFQSVTDPDLIDQAIYNIESLRKKYTYLLKKAKENGVNFDNFNSLIS; this is encoded by the coding sequence ATGGGCACGCTATATAAAATTTTTAGGGAGATATCAGCTACAAAAGAAGAAACAAATGATGAAAATGATGCTTTGATAGATGAAGTGAAAAACACCATGAGACAGTTAAAAGATGCGGAAATGTATTTTCAAAGTGTTACAGATCCTGACTTAATTGATCAAGCTATTTACAACATAGAGTCATTGAGAAAGAAGTATACTTATTTACTTAAAAAAGCTAAAGAAAACGGTGTGAATTTTGATAATTTCAATTCGCTTATATCATAA